The following proteins are encoded in a genomic region of Toxotes jaculatrix isolate fToxJac2 chromosome 3, fToxJac2.pri, whole genome shotgun sequence:
- the LOC121179926 gene encoding limbin-like isoform X2, with protein MLQVHFISARVTILSFILNIQVSCLLPPPLYSRWCRDVTRRETQRAGGLEYRAGHQLCYNGTFQDISWYTSLPPPPLSGKQESLSSIHVMQHDPGGRTAELTLLRLDGTMEIKGQSVVLSAESPLTSSAPAGPWGHSLYSSFTHMSNILHLQARRSTLTRYNPGHTLPQVQSVAPPSAFAVKFHKCAQVKLDTDPPQLTFFLLIHNMGPVGGTNLSQVAIRDSLSGIVPLKTEGRVVERGYQTFAIDSLSAGSQIVVNYTAHIRSHQSEVLDLPAFLTFSNASQNDVSMFGPLTANLTLSVNSTDRIYPNHGVHFAGFVAGFFVTLVLLSLGFLAMNLIGLRTRLNLLQQRRKRRDSDLEYADCNMSETVKDEAAFEDKMVDIMVLEDPQNMYQALENLEMSTLLRATNNLEATRIQIYKDVISSLLGSLRSRGQSSAQAQQRLLSVLHGQLQGMEGRLKEERGARMAALAGQCNLETREEMEAEHRREAAEKAQAELLCQHADQQELLQCSVLLEKLHKLSQSQLQRILLVRHEEASAKVQRQIIEWRRVELHKIFSEELEEATRMGELDKSTAKSLQHDYFTCQDQLEEVLDVVLANQRYVLSERHAQRKFLLHSLHSLNSLISDTFSSASSNLDSWFTHIRRGSTVPAEQIDQLQEKAQKELVLVRQRLDEALSQERRAMRCGLIKKRRELISEMLRVHKQRQKDLSGLSRGLEGRIEVAQNLHCWQNLLTAHSLELAELINNLDEEATADIRKVTMRVIQGAIAEVKAIQPSATQALLAPLPPGTQRSLLQAEPEQGAGQAQGQGASALLQGQERLHQEGKAALRTLSCTREALQEAMERELQEQQEIRAHCRSFFRCLCSSQLTLSEDDRLRMKLEFQKCLSVMDRCLVLPHSVSRTKLHTSLAAWRKDSEKQMMSTQSKGKTSKARQKTDTSDLLLFQKRLEDRIQLFEKEKEMEMETSVMSKVLEEMQREREDDLRSQADSLAIQMATIHYQKAERRTKVLETSRAMLTLHSLLIQQLRERKNLEKQDMAQSIQSHCLGLEEAEQQFQKDKTELDGLEMSRARVESNKTRGADSDEREEDSEEDRVFRLQQDYRMTSILQEALYKCDQVTALSVERLQEMTANNQAMEDLKEQMELKRLYAICDQDLEFASRLVKQSQVSTEVLLEALRLLLPTLPESELLSITDALCPKQHPASSSAEQEHVGCAVGSNRLLPVKLREDVVHKNMQSMPSCTVERERVQEKRQSLMEKLLPRSRLLPPRDVEPLLVEEKGKEDTFTKAQQPIYNSAMAENTVNQQQSDSAEEQVEDTVNETLHSSAGKYMAAASASSALDSSATGERLFVFRDPPETRDSVAVPKRKGKRNFLNLKKGAVAPTSLS; from the exons ATGCTTCAGGTACACTTTATCTCGGCGAGGGTCACGATATTGTCATTTATCTTAAATATCCAAGTGTCATGTTTGCTGCCACCTCCTTTATATTCCCGCTGGTGTCGCGATGTAACCCGGCGTGAGACGCAGCGAGCCGGTGGGTTGGAGTACAGAGCTGGACATCAGCTGTGCTATAACGGTACATTTCAGGATATATCATGGTACACAAGCTTACCACCACCTCCTTTGTCGGGGAAACAGGAG agcCTCTCCAGTATCCATGTAATGCAACATGATCCTGGGGGGAGAACAGCAGAGCTGACACTGCTTAGGCTGGATG GTACAATGGAAATCAAAGGGCAATCAGTGGTGCTTTCTGCAGAGAGCCCCCTCACTTCCTCAGCTCCTGCTGGTCCATGGGGACACTCCTTGTACTCATCATTTACCCACATGTCAAACATCTTGCACCTCCAGGCCCGCAGAAGCACACTTACCAGATACAACCCGGGCCACACTCTGCCTCAG GTTCAGAGTGTGGCACCTCCCTCTGCATTTGCAGTCAAATTTCACAAGTGTGCACAG GTGAAGCTCGACACTGATCCCCCTCAGCTGACATTTTTCCTGCTGATTCACAACATGGGCCCGGTCGGTGGGACCAACCTGTCTCAGGTGGCTATCCGGGACTCTCTTTCTGGAATAGTCCCCCTCAAAACTGAAGGCAGGGTGGTAGAAAGAGGCTACCAGACATTTGCCATCGATTCACTCTCTG CTGGCTCTCAGATTGTTGTCAATTATACTGCTCACATCAGGAGTCATCAGAGTGAAGTGCTGGACCTTCCAGCTTTTCTCACCTTCTCTAATGCTTCACAG AATGATGTCAGTATGTTTGGTCCATTAACAGCTAATCTGACACTGAGCGTGAATTCCACTGACAGG ATCTATCCTAACCACGGTGTCCATTTTGCTGGATTTGTTGCTGGGTTCTTTGTCACTTTGGTGCTGCTGTCACTTGGGTTTCTGGCCATGAACCTGATAGGCCTCAGAACTAGGTTGAACCTTCTTCAGCAAAGG agaaaaagaagggattCAGACCTGGAGTATGCAGACTGCAACATGAGTGAGACAGTTAAAGATGAGGCAGCATTTGAAGACAAGATGGTGGACATCATGGTGCTGGAGGATCCCCAGAACATGTATCAGGCTTTGGAGAA CCTTGAAATGTCTACACTGCTGCGTGCCACCAACAACCTGGAGGCCACCCGGATTCAGATCTACAAGGACGTGATATCCTCCCTGCTGGGCAGCCTGAGGTCCCGGGGCCAGTCCAGCGCCCAGGCCCAGCAGAGGCTTCTCAGTGTGCTCCACGGACAGCTGCAAGGCATGGAGGGGCGCCTGAAGGAGGAGCGAGGGGCCCGCATGGCCGCCCTGGCTGGCCAGTGTAACCTGGAGACTAGGGAAGAAATGGAGGCAGAGCACCGCAGGGAAGCAGCTGAGAAAGCCCAGGCCGAGCTGCTGTGTCAACATGCAGACCAACAG GAGCTCCTCCAGTGCAGTGTCCTCCTGGAGAAGCTGCACAAACTGAGCCAGAGTCAGCTCCAGCGCATCCTGTTGGTCCGGCACGAAGAAGCCTCGGCAAAGGTCCAGAGGCAGATCATCGAGTGGCGCCGGGTGGAGCTGCACAAGATCTtctcagaggagctggaggaggccaCCAGGATGGGCGAGCTGGACAAGAGCACAGCCAAGAGCCTTCAGCACGATTATTTTACCTGTCAG GATCAGCTAGAAGAGGTTCTGGATGTGGTCCTTGCCAATCAGCGCTATGTTCTGTCTGAACGCCACGCACAGAGGAAGTTCCTGCTGCACAGCCTCCACAGCCTCAACAGCCTGATTTCTGACACCTTCTCCAGCGCCTCCAGCAACTTGGACAGCTGGTTCACTCATATCAGGAG AGGGAGCACAGTGCCTGCAGAGCAGATAGACCAGCTGCAGGAGAAGGCCCAGAAAGAGCTGGTGCTGGTAAGGCAGAGACTGGATGAGGCACTGAGCCAAGAGAGAAGAGCCATGCGCTGCGGGCTGATTAAGAAGAGGAGGGAGCTCATCTCTGAAATG CTGAGGGtccacaaacagagacagaaggatcTGTCGGGCCTGTCCAGGGGTCTGGAGGGAAGGATTGAGGTAGCCCAGAACCTGCACTGTTGGCAGAACTTACTGACGGCTCACAGCTTGGAGCTAGCAGAGCTCATCAACAACCTGGATGAGGAGGCTACCGCGGACATCCGCAAG GTGACCATGCGTGTGATCCAAGGTGCCATAGCAGAAGTCAAAGCCATCCAGCCCTCTGCAACTCAGGCCCTGCTAGCACCGTTACCTCCAGGGACGCAGCGCTCCCTGCTGCAGGCAGAACCAGAGCAAGGAGCAGGACAGGCCCAGGGACAAGGAGCGAGTGCTCTCCTGCAGGGCCAGGAGCGGCTGCACCAGGAAGGCAAGGCAGCCTTACGTACCCTGAGCTGCACCAGGGAAGCCCTGCAGGAAGCCatggagagagagctgcaggagcagcaggagatcAGGGCACACTGCAGATCTTTCTTCAG GTGTTTGTGTTCGTCCCAGCTGACGCTATCTGAGGATGACAGGCTCAGGATGAAACTGGAGTTCCagaagtgtctgtctgtgatggACCGCTGCCTGGTGCTTCCCCACTCTGTCTCCAGAACCAAACTCCACACATCCCTGGCAGCTTGGAGAAAGGACAGCGAGAAACAGATG ATGAGTACGCAGTCCAAGGGGAAAACCAGCAAGgccagacagaaaacagacacatcCGACCTGCTGCTTTTCCAGAAAAGGCTCGAGGACAGGATCCAGCTGtttgagaaggagaaggaaatggaaatggagaCTAGTGTCATGAGCAAG GTGTTAGAGgagatgcagagggagagagaggatgatCTACGCTCTCAGGCGGACAGTCTGGCGATTCAGATGGCTACCATCCACTACCAGAAGGCTGAGAGGAGGACCAAAGTCCTGGAGACCTCCAGAGCCATGCTCACCCTGCACAGCCTGCtcattcagcagctcagagagagaaagaacctGGAGAAGCAAGACATGGCCCAGAGTATACAGAGCCACTGCTTG GGCCTAGAGGAAGCAGAGCAACAGTTTCAGAAGGATAAGACAGAGTTGGACGGCCTGGAGATGTCTCGGGCCAGAGTCGAGTCAAATAAAACACGCGGAGCTGACTCCgatgagagggaggaagacagTGAAGAAGACAGAGTGTTTCGGCTCCAGCAGGATTATAGGATGACATCCATCCTCCAGGAGGCACTCTACAAGTGTGATCAGGTCACCGCTCTGTCGGTCGAGAG GTTGCAAGAAATGACTGCCAACAATCAGGCCATGGAAGATTTAAAAGAACAAATGGAGCTCAAGAGACTTTACGCAATATGTGACCAG GATCTGGAGTTTGCATCTCGTCTGGTGAAGCAGAGTCAGGTGTCCACTGAGGTTCTCCTGGAGGCCCTGCGTCTCCTCCTGCCCACCCTGCCTGAAAGCGAACTCCTTTCCATCACTGACGCCCTCTGCCCCAAACAGCACCCAGCTTCATCGTCGGCCGAGCAGGAACACGTGGG GTGTGCTGTGGGGTCTAATCGACTTCTTCCTGTCAAACTGAGGGAAGACGTGGTGCACAAAAATATGCAAAGTATGCCGAGCTGCACtgtagaaagagagag AGTCCAGGAAAAGAGGCAAAGTCTGATGGAAAAACTGCTCCCCAGATCCCGGCTTCTGCCTCCAAGAGATGTCGAACCACTTCTGGttgaagagaaaggaaaggaggacaCTTTCACCAAAGCACAGCAGCCTATTTATAACTCAGCCATGGCTGAAAACACGGTTAACCAGCAGCAGAGTGACTCAGCAGAAGAACAAGTTGAGGACACAGTGAATGAAACATTACACAGCTCAGCAGGGAAATACATGGCTGCAGCCTCTGCCAGCTCTGCACTGGACAGCTCTGCCACTGGAGAACGGTTGTTTGTGTTTCGGGATCCACCTGAAACACGTGACAGCGTCGCCGTCCCcaagagaaaagggaagaggaatTTCCTCAATCTGAAGAAAGGCGCAGTGGCACCAACCAGCCTATCCTGA
- the LOC121179926 gene encoding limbin-like isoform X1 yields MLQVHFISARVTILSFILNIQVSCLLPPPLYSRWCRDVTRRETQRAGGLEYRAGHQLCYNGTFQDISWYTSLPPPPLSGKQESLSSIHVMQHDPGGRTAELTLLRLDGTMEIKGQSVVLSAESPLTSSAPAGPWGHSLYSSFTHMSNILHLQARRSTLTRYNPGHTLPQVQSVAPPSAFAVKFHKCAQVKLDTDPPQLTFFLLIHNMGPVGGTNLSQVAIRDSLSGIVPLKTEGRVVERGYQTFAIDSLSAGSQIVVNYTAHIRSHQSEVLDLPAFLTFSNASQNDVSMFGPLTANLTLSVNSTDRIYPNHGVHFAGFVAGFFVTLVLLSLGFLAMNLIGLRTRLNLLQQRRKRRDSDLEYADCNMSETVKDEAAFEDKMVDIMVLEDPQNMYQALENLEMSTLLRATNNLEATRIQIYKDVISSLLGSLRSRGQSSAQAQQRLLSVLHGQLQGMEGRLKEERGARMAALAGQCNLETREEMEAEHRREAAEKAQAELLCQHADQQELLQCSVLLEKLHKLSQSQLQRILLVRHEEASAKVQRQIIEWRRVELHKIFSEELEEATRMGELDKSTAKSLQHDYFTCQDQLEEVLDVVLANQRYVLSERHAQRKFLLHSLHSLNSLISDTFSSASSNLDSWFTHIRRGSTVPAEQIDQLQEKAQKELVLVRQRLDEALSQERRAMRCGLIKKRRELISEMLRVHKQRQKDLSGLSRGLEGRIEVAQNLHCWQNLLTAHSLELAELINNLDEEATADIRKVTMRVIQGAIAEVKAIQPSATQALLAPLPPGTQRSLLQAEPEQGAGQAQGQGASALLQGQERLHQEGKAALRTLSCTREALQEAMERELQEQQEIRAHCRSFFRCLCSSQLTLSEDDRLRMKLEFQKCLSVMDRCLVLPHSVSRTKLHTSLAAWRKDSEKQMMSTQSKGKTSKARQKTDTSDLLLFQKRLEDRIQLFEKEKEMEMETSVMSKQVLEEMQREREDDLRSQADSLAIQMATIHYQKAERRTKVLETSRAMLTLHSLLIQQLRERKNLEKQDMAQSIQSHCLGLEEAEQQFQKDKTELDGLEMSRARVESNKTRGADSDEREEDSEEDRVFRLQQDYRMTSILQEALYKCDQVTALSVERLQEMTANNQAMEDLKEQMELKRLYAICDQDLEFASRLVKQSQVSTEVLLEALRLLLPTLPESELLSITDALCPKQHPASSSAEQEHVGCAVGSNRLLPVKLREDVVHKNMQSMPSCTVERERVQEKRQSLMEKLLPRSRLLPPRDVEPLLVEEKGKEDTFTKAQQPIYNSAMAENTVNQQQSDSAEEQVEDTVNETLHSSAGKYMAAASASSALDSSATGERLFVFRDPPETRDSVAVPKRKGKRNFLNLKKGAVAPTSLS; encoded by the exons ATGCTTCAGGTACACTTTATCTCGGCGAGGGTCACGATATTGTCATTTATCTTAAATATCCAAGTGTCATGTTTGCTGCCACCTCCTTTATATTCCCGCTGGTGTCGCGATGTAACCCGGCGTGAGACGCAGCGAGCCGGTGGGTTGGAGTACAGAGCTGGACATCAGCTGTGCTATAACGGTACATTTCAGGATATATCATGGTACACAAGCTTACCACCACCTCCTTTGTCGGGGAAACAGGAG agcCTCTCCAGTATCCATGTAATGCAACATGATCCTGGGGGGAGAACAGCAGAGCTGACACTGCTTAGGCTGGATG GTACAATGGAAATCAAAGGGCAATCAGTGGTGCTTTCTGCAGAGAGCCCCCTCACTTCCTCAGCTCCTGCTGGTCCATGGGGACACTCCTTGTACTCATCATTTACCCACATGTCAAACATCTTGCACCTCCAGGCCCGCAGAAGCACACTTACCAGATACAACCCGGGCCACACTCTGCCTCAG GTTCAGAGTGTGGCACCTCCCTCTGCATTTGCAGTCAAATTTCACAAGTGTGCACAG GTGAAGCTCGACACTGATCCCCCTCAGCTGACATTTTTCCTGCTGATTCACAACATGGGCCCGGTCGGTGGGACCAACCTGTCTCAGGTGGCTATCCGGGACTCTCTTTCTGGAATAGTCCCCCTCAAAACTGAAGGCAGGGTGGTAGAAAGAGGCTACCAGACATTTGCCATCGATTCACTCTCTG CTGGCTCTCAGATTGTTGTCAATTATACTGCTCACATCAGGAGTCATCAGAGTGAAGTGCTGGACCTTCCAGCTTTTCTCACCTTCTCTAATGCTTCACAG AATGATGTCAGTATGTTTGGTCCATTAACAGCTAATCTGACACTGAGCGTGAATTCCACTGACAGG ATCTATCCTAACCACGGTGTCCATTTTGCTGGATTTGTTGCTGGGTTCTTTGTCACTTTGGTGCTGCTGTCACTTGGGTTTCTGGCCATGAACCTGATAGGCCTCAGAACTAGGTTGAACCTTCTTCAGCAAAGG agaaaaagaagggattCAGACCTGGAGTATGCAGACTGCAACATGAGTGAGACAGTTAAAGATGAGGCAGCATTTGAAGACAAGATGGTGGACATCATGGTGCTGGAGGATCCCCAGAACATGTATCAGGCTTTGGAGAA CCTTGAAATGTCTACACTGCTGCGTGCCACCAACAACCTGGAGGCCACCCGGATTCAGATCTACAAGGACGTGATATCCTCCCTGCTGGGCAGCCTGAGGTCCCGGGGCCAGTCCAGCGCCCAGGCCCAGCAGAGGCTTCTCAGTGTGCTCCACGGACAGCTGCAAGGCATGGAGGGGCGCCTGAAGGAGGAGCGAGGGGCCCGCATGGCCGCCCTGGCTGGCCAGTGTAACCTGGAGACTAGGGAAGAAATGGAGGCAGAGCACCGCAGGGAAGCAGCTGAGAAAGCCCAGGCCGAGCTGCTGTGTCAACATGCAGACCAACAG GAGCTCCTCCAGTGCAGTGTCCTCCTGGAGAAGCTGCACAAACTGAGCCAGAGTCAGCTCCAGCGCATCCTGTTGGTCCGGCACGAAGAAGCCTCGGCAAAGGTCCAGAGGCAGATCATCGAGTGGCGCCGGGTGGAGCTGCACAAGATCTtctcagaggagctggaggaggccaCCAGGATGGGCGAGCTGGACAAGAGCACAGCCAAGAGCCTTCAGCACGATTATTTTACCTGTCAG GATCAGCTAGAAGAGGTTCTGGATGTGGTCCTTGCCAATCAGCGCTATGTTCTGTCTGAACGCCACGCACAGAGGAAGTTCCTGCTGCACAGCCTCCACAGCCTCAACAGCCTGATTTCTGACACCTTCTCCAGCGCCTCCAGCAACTTGGACAGCTGGTTCACTCATATCAGGAG AGGGAGCACAGTGCCTGCAGAGCAGATAGACCAGCTGCAGGAGAAGGCCCAGAAAGAGCTGGTGCTGGTAAGGCAGAGACTGGATGAGGCACTGAGCCAAGAGAGAAGAGCCATGCGCTGCGGGCTGATTAAGAAGAGGAGGGAGCTCATCTCTGAAATG CTGAGGGtccacaaacagagacagaaggatcTGTCGGGCCTGTCCAGGGGTCTGGAGGGAAGGATTGAGGTAGCCCAGAACCTGCACTGTTGGCAGAACTTACTGACGGCTCACAGCTTGGAGCTAGCAGAGCTCATCAACAACCTGGATGAGGAGGCTACCGCGGACATCCGCAAG GTGACCATGCGTGTGATCCAAGGTGCCATAGCAGAAGTCAAAGCCATCCAGCCCTCTGCAACTCAGGCCCTGCTAGCACCGTTACCTCCAGGGACGCAGCGCTCCCTGCTGCAGGCAGAACCAGAGCAAGGAGCAGGACAGGCCCAGGGACAAGGAGCGAGTGCTCTCCTGCAGGGCCAGGAGCGGCTGCACCAGGAAGGCAAGGCAGCCTTACGTACCCTGAGCTGCACCAGGGAAGCCCTGCAGGAAGCCatggagagagagctgcaggagcagcaggagatcAGGGCACACTGCAGATCTTTCTTCAG GTGTTTGTGTTCGTCCCAGCTGACGCTATCTGAGGATGACAGGCTCAGGATGAAACTGGAGTTCCagaagtgtctgtctgtgatggACCGCTGCCTGGTGCTTCCCCACTCTGTCTCCAGAACCAAACTCCACACATCCCTGGCAGCTTGGAGAAAGGACAGCGAGAAACAGATG ATGAGTACGCAGTCCAAGGGGAAAACCAGCAAGgccagacagaaaacagacacatcCGACCTGCTGCTTTTCCAGAAAAGGCTCGAGGACAGGATCCAGCTGtttgagaaggagaaggaaatggaaatggagaCTAGTGTCATGAGCAAG CAGGTGTTAGAGgagatgcagagggagagagaggatgatCTACGCTCTCAGGCGGACAGTCTGGCGATTCAGATGGCTACCATCCACTACCAGAAGGCTGAGAGGAGGACCAAAGTCCTGGAGACCTCCAGAGCCATGCTCACCCTGCACAGCCTGCtcattcagcagctcagagagagaaagaacctGGAGAAGCAAGACATGGCCCAGAGTATACAGAGCCACTGCTTG GGCCTAGAGGAAGCAGAGCAACAGTTTCAGAAGGATAAGACAGAGTTGGACGGCCTGGAGATGTCTCGGGCCAGAGTCGAGTCAAATAAAACACGCGGAGCTGACTCCgatgagagggaggaagacagTGAAGAAGACAGAGTGTTTCGGCTCCAGCAGGATTATAGGATGACATCCATCCTCCAGGAGGCACTCTACAAGTGTGATCAGGTCACCGCTCTGTCGGTCGAGAG GTTGCAAGAAATGACTGCCAACAATCAGGCCATGGAAGATTTAAAAGAACAAATGGAGCTCAAGAGACTTTACGCAATATGTGACCAG GATCTGGAGTTTGCATCTCGTCTGGTGAAGCAGAGTCAGGTGTCCACTGAGGTTCTCCTGGAGGCCCTGCGTCTCCTCCTGCCCACCCTGCCTGAAAGCGAACTCCTTTCCATCACTGACGCCCTCTGCCCCAAACAGCACCCAGCTTCATCGTCGGCCGAGCAGGAACACGTGGG GTGTGCTGTGGGGTCTAATCGACTTCTTCCTGTCAAACTGAGGGAAGACGTGGTGCACAAAAATATGCAAAGTATGCCGAGCTGCACtgtagaaagagagag AGTCCAGGAAAAGAGGCAAAGTCTGATGGAAAAACTGCTCCCCAGATCCCGGCTTCTGCCTCCAAGAGATGTCGAACCACTTCTGGttgaagagaaaggaaaggaggacaCTTTCACCAAAGCACAGCAGCCTATTTATAACTCAGCCATGGCTGAAAACACGGTTAACCAGCAGCAGAGTGACTCAGCAGAAGAACAAGTTGAGGACACAGTGAATGAAACATTACACAGCTCAGCAGGGAAATACATGGCTGCAGCCTCTGCCAGCTCTGCACTGGACAGCTCTGCCACTGGAGAACGGTTGTTTGTGTTTCGGGATCCACCTGAAACACGTGACAGCGTCGCCGTCCCcaagagaaaagggaagaggaatTTCCTCAATCTGAAGAAAGGCGCAGTGGCACCAACCAGCCTATCCTGA